CAGATTAAAGAAAGAGCTATTAAGCGTTTGCAAAAAGCCCGCTACAGCAACTCGCTGAAGTCGTATTTGGGATAATGCACCCCTGCATGTATCCCAAGCGAAGCGGTAGCTCATAATTTGGGATAATATGTACGGATTTCGCTCCAAGGCGAAAAACGACATTGGCCCCTCGGATGTACATCTGAGGGGTTTTTTTATGCGGAAAGCTGAAGGCTGAAGGCGTAAAGCCAAAGGCTGAGGGCAGCAAGCTGAAGGTTGAGGAGAAGGGAAAGGACAAGGACAAGGGGGAAGAGAATCGGACAACTGCCGACGCAGCCTTAGGGCTGGAATTGTGGCTAAATACTTTGTATTAGAAATAGAGATAACGTTCAGGGATTTATGCAGGTGGGCAATGTTGTTCAGTCCAGCCCGGCCTACTGAAGCCCAATAGAGTTACTAAAGTTGAAGATACCAATATCGACGCAGCGAAGAAAGTCGAGCCTGATATACTGGTGGGATATGCACTACAGATGAAAGACGCATTACGTCTGGCCCACTTGCATAAAACCAACTGTTAGCGGTTGTTGTTCGTCTGGCCACAATAGGTTTTTATCATTTCAGTTGCTTCATTTCTGTCATCATCGGTCAATGCAACTTGTTTAGCATTGTCAAAGTATGTACAAGCCTTCTCTGTCTTTCCGCTTCTTACATAAATTGTCCCTTGCCAAAGAAGGCAATTGCTTTTTTCTTCATAGTTATTGTCAACCAAAGTTTGAAAGTCTATGAATGAGCTTTTAAGACTGTCCATAAAATATTTTACTTGGGCTCTTTGATATAAAGCGTCATTGTAAGGAATTTGTGCCCTTGCCTCTTCGTCAGCAAATGGAGAGTTTTGATTGTAAGTTATAATAAAGTCACCGTGAGATTGTAGAGCCATCACTTTGTTGAAGTCCCAAAGAGCCTTGTCATATTGCTTTGTTGCTAAATAATCAAACCCTCTATTATAATATGCTAGCTGTAATTTGTTGTTTCGGTTTATAACCTTCGTGTAAGTTTCAATTGCTTTGTCATATTTTTTCTGTTTGCTAGAACTGAGTGCCTTGTCCAACAATTGCTCGTTGGTCTGCTTACAGGAAGTGCAGAAGAGAAGGAATATTATTAAGCTGAAAATTGGTTTGATGCTCATTTTACAATAACCGCTAACTCAAAAATAGACGACACTCGCCACATTTTCTACATTGATAATCAATCATTTTTTTAAGGCAATCCACATTGCCTGAAGCCCTTTCAATGGTGGAGCGCATAGAGATGTATTGCAACCTGCTGGTTACAACGAACAGTGTAGGACGTACCTGGATATTCGTTTATTTCCCCTGCAAAAAATGCACCGCATACCAGGCCAGCACGGCCAGGGCTATCAGCAGCAGGGTAGCCAGCGAGAGCCATAGCCAGTTCACCTGCATGGATTTGTGCTTGCGTTTGTTGGGCTGGCTGGTTTGCGCTTTCAAAAACATATCCAGCTCATGCTGTATGGCCGGCAGGCGTTTGCGGTCTTGCACCATCATCAGGCCTTCCAGCGCTTCTGCATCTATACCGGCAGCCGATAGCTGCGCTTCTACCTGCTGGCTTTCGGCAGGCGACAACTTGCCCGTGAGGTAAGCAATGAGCTGCTCATTGTCGATGGGCTGATCGGTGTTGGCTAATATGTTGAGCAAATCAGGATGCATGATGTTGACGTTGTTTTTCCACCCAAATTTTAATGTTGCGTTTGCCGTTTTGAATGGCACTTTTGACCTGCATCAGGCTGTGCCCAGTTTGGTCGGCTATCTGCTGATAGCTTTGCTTTTGCAGGTAAAACAAAGTTACACAAAGCTTCTGCGGCTCCTGCAATTGCTGCAGGCCTTCTTCTATCCATACCAGCAGTTGTTCTTTTTGCTGGCTTTGTTGTTTGGCTTCGTACTGGTCGTGGTCGGCTATTTCGCCCACACTGTCTTCGGGTACAATGCGGTGGGTTTTGCGCAGCGCCATCAGGCAGTGGTTGCGGGCCACGGTATATATCCAGCTTTTAAAATAGGTAATGTCGTATTTCCCCATTTCGCCCAGTGCTTTTATGAACACCTGCTGTACGGCATCTTTGGCTTCTTCTTCATCTTTCAGGTACTTCATGCACACACCAAACAGCAGCAGGGTGTAGCGCTGCAGTAAGATGCCGGCATACTGGTTGTTGCCACTGTCTTTAAACAGTTGCAGCAAGGTTTGGTCAGAAAACTGATGCGGAGATTCGGCCACGGGCAAAAGCTTTTCAGAGAGATGTAAATAAAGGAAAAATCCACACACGCCCCGGCAATCTGCTTAAATAGATATGCACGGCGCAGGGGCGGTCGTTTATTATTGCAGCAAACTTTGTGAGGTATGATGTGCATCAATATTGTGTCGGTGGCGCCCATGCGGGCACAGGCAGCACACCGCTCCGAAATGGTGAGCCAGTTGCTGTTTGGTGAGCAATGCGAGATATTGAACAGTGAAGGCGATTTTTACCAGGTACGCAGCCGCTACGATGGTTACGAAGGCTGGGTGCAGGCTACGCAACTGGTACCTATGGAAGCCGGCCTGTTCGATGAAAGCATGGTATGCACGGCAGCACTCGATGCTCATGTGTGGGTAAACGACCGGCCGTTACGTTTATCACCCGGCAGTGAATGTTATTTTGCTGCCAGTGGCAGGGGCAAGGTAAACAGAGAAACGTTGGCATTGCCCGGATACAGTATCCGTTATCAGCACCCGCTACCGCTGATGCCGCTGGAACCGGCCACGCCCAACAGCGAAGCCATCATTACCTGCGCCATGCAATACCTGGGTACGCCGTACCTGTGGGGTGGCAAAAGCATTTGGGGAATTGATTGCAGTGGTTTTGTGCAAATGGTATTCAAGCAAAACGGCATGTTTGTGCCCCGCGATGCCTGGCAGCAGGCCGAAGGCGGCGATGCCATTGGTTTTTTACAAGAAGCCAAACCCGGCGACCTCGCCTTTTTCGACAATGCGGAAGGTCGCATTACGCATGTGGGCATCCTGCTCAACGACCATCAAATACTCCACGCATCGGGTGTGGTGCGTATCGATCCCATCGACAATGAAGGCATCATCCATGCCGAAAGCGGCCGCCGAACACATCACCTGCGGTTGCTGAAAAGGTATTTCTAATAATGGGACACGGAAAATGGGACGCGGATTTTTGCGAATGGAATGGATTGCCACGGATGTCTTTCGAGTAAAGCCCTGAAGGGGCGACCATCACTCAGCCACGGGTGCAGCCCGTGGTACAAAGGACAACAAAAGATACAAGCCCTGAAAGGGCGATTATCATCTAGCCCCGGGTTTTAACCCGGGGGGTAAATGGGCAACAAAAAAACACCAAGCCCTGAAAGGGCGACATGATGAGGACTGGCTGAATGAGTAAATGAGTAACCATACGTCACAGGCCGGGAGGCCTGCGACAGCAGAGGATGAAAACGGATGCACACGGATTTTAATAAAATGCTTTGTGTGCTCTGTGCCCTCTGTGCGAAACATTTAGCCTCGATGCAAGCTCACAAAAAAGCGACCAACACAATCTGCTGGTCGCTTTTGCTATGTAAAAGAAAATGGCAATGCTTAGGTGCCGAATTTCACTTTGTACGCTTCAATGCTGGCATTGATGATTTGCAGGGCTGTGGCTTTGTCGCCAAAGTCTTCTACCTGCACACTCTTGTTTTCGAGTTTCTTGTAGTCTTCAAAAAACTGCCGCAGTTCTTTAAAGAAATGCGGACCGAGTTCTTCAATGTTGTTGATGTGGTTTACACTCATATCGTTGGAAGCAACGGCAATGATTTTATCATCGGCATCGCCACCATCAATCATTTGCATTACACCAATTACTTTGGCTTCGATGATGCACAACGGCTGCACACTAATGCTGCTGAGTACCAAAATATCCAGCGGGTCTTTATCGTCGCCATAGGTTTGCGGAATAAAGCCGTAGTTGGTGGGGTAGTAGAAACTGGAGTAGATTACCCGGTCGAGTTTCAACAGACCCGTTTCTTTTTCGATTTCATACTTGGCCCTGCTGCCTTGCGGAATTTCAATGATAGCGTTGACGGTACGTGGGGCACCATCGCCATAAGGAACGCCGTGCCAGGGGTGATGTACGTTGATGTTGGAAGTCATAATTTATTTTGATAAAGTGAAACCGAATGCGGCTGCGCCGATGCCTAAAATTAGGGAAGCGCCAATATAAACGGTCAGCAAACCATATTGTTGCTGCCGTATCATTTGCAGGCTCTCATTGCTGAGTGCCGAAAACGTGGTGAAACCACCACAAAAACCCGTTGCCAGCAGCAGTTGCCAAGCCTGAAAGCCGGGATGTTTGGCCGCCTGGCCAGCCACCCAACCAATGAACAATGAACCAATAATATTGACGGCAAATGTGCCCCATGGAAAGGCACTTCCTGCTTTTTGCATAATGAACGTGCCGGCCACAAACCGCAGCACACTGCCCAGCATGCCGCCCAATGCCACTAACACAATATGGTAAATGCTGATGCCCATTTGTTATTACGGAAAACTGAATGACAGGTTCACCAACCATTGACCATCTTGCTGCACACATTGCAGGGTTTTCGGTTGGTTGTCGTAGGCATTTTGATACGCCACTTGTACTTCGTTTTCGCTGATAGTTTTTATGGAGAGAATCACAATGGAAGATTGTGAAAGGCGTTCCTTGCCAAAGCCATCGAGGCTGCGAAAGGGCTGCTCAAAACGGGTGCTGAGTAGTTGCGCATTGGCATCGCCGGGCACCAACAATTGCTTGGCTCGTTTAAAGTTGCCCTGATAGGTGGCATTGATAAACTGACGGCCACAATCGATGCCGCTTTCTGGCGCTTCGTAGCTGCTGCAGGCTGCCAGTAGCAGCAGCAAGGGCAGCCATCCCCAACGGAAAAATCGGTTCATGTGCACGAAAGTACAGCATTCATCCAAGCTGCCGTTCAACAGAAACTGAAGCTTGATCAACGAATAGTTGTGCCGAATTTCATTTCACCTATACATTTGTTGTTCACTTATCAGAACAACTCACGTGGGTAGTCACATTAATAAGGTATCCGCCGCCGGCCTGCTGGTAGCACTGGGTATCATCTACGGCGACATCGGCACTTCTCCGCTGTACGTTTTAAACGCAATCATTAACGGGAAAGAAATCAGCGAACTACTCATTGTGGGTGGTCTAAGTTGCGTTATCTGGACCCTGACATTACAAACAACAGTGAAATATGTGCTGCTTACCCTACAGGCCGACAACCGTGGGGAAGGTGGTATTTTTTCTTTGTACACTTTAGTACGCCGCCGCCGCCGCTGGCTGGTATTACCTGCCATGATTGGTGGTGCAGCCCTGCTAGCCGATGGTATGATTACACCGCCCATTTCTATTACTTCTGCGGTTGAAGGTCTGCGTCAGTTGCCGGCGTTTGCCAGTTTGCAAAATGATCATCAAACCATCATTTACATCGTGTTGGCCATTATCACGGTCATCTTTTTTGTACAGCAATTTGGTACGGCTTCCATTGGCAAAATGTTTGGTCCGGTAATGACCATTTGGTTCATCATGCTGGGAGGACTTGGCCTCATGCACATTGCCGACGACCTTACTGTGTTCAAAGCATTGAACCCTTATTACGCCATTAAGTTGTTGGTGGTGTATCCCAAAGGATTTTGGATTCTGGGTGCTGTGTTTTTGTGTACTACTGGTGCCGAAGCATTGTACAGCGACCTTGGCCACTGTGGTAAAAACAACATCCGCGTATCGTGGGTGATGGTGAAAACCGCCCTTATCATCAACTACCTTGGGCAGGGCGCATGGTTGCTGTCGCATTACAACGGTCGCGTATTTCCCACAGAACTCAGTAACCCCTTTTACGCCATTATGCCACAGGGTTTTCTGGTGTTCGGCATCATCATTGCTACAGCTGCGGCCATCATAGCCAGCCAGGCTTTAATATCGGGTTCATTTACTCTTATCAGCGAAGCTATCCGGCTTAACCTTTGGCCCAAGCACAAAATTGATTACCCCACCGAGCAACGTGGACAATTGTTTATTACAGCAACCAATTTTCTGTTGTTTATAGGTTGCGTTTCCATGGTATTGATTTTTAAGAAGAGCACCAACATGGAAGCTGCATATGGTTTGGCCATTACCATTTGTATGATGGCCACCACCATTTTGTTTGCCAACTATTTGGTGTTGAAGCGGGTAAAGCAACCATTGATATATCTCTTTTTGGTTACCTATTTCGCCATTGAAGGATCATTCTTATTTGCCAACCTCGATAAGTTTCCACATGGTGGTTATGTAACACTCATTGTTGGTGGCGGACTTTTCCTCGTGATGTACGTATGGTACAGGGCCCGCAAAATCAAAAACCGCTATGTAGAATTTGTGCGGTTGGAAAACTACATTCCGCAAATACAAGAGTTGAGCAATGATAAGAGTGTGCCCAAGTATGCCACGCATCTTATTTACCTCACCAGTGCCAATAACCCCAAAGAAATTGAGCACAAAATCATTTACTCCATTCTCAACCGCAAGCCCAAGCGGGCCGATATTTACTGGTTTGTACACGTAGATACACTGGATGATCCGTACACCTGCGAGTACCAGGTGGATCATATCATTCCGAATGATATTATCCGGGTAGAATTCCGGTTGGGTTTCCGTATGGAACCTCGCATCAACATGCTTTTCCGTAAGGTGATAGAAGACCTGGTAGAAAACAAAGAAGTAAACATTACGAGCCGCTACGAAAGTTTGGAACGCAACAATGTGGTGGGCGACTTCCAGTTTATCGTAATGGAAAAATACCTGAGTGCCGATAACCAATTACCATTCTTGGAAAGTCTGGTCATGAAAACCTATTTCGCCATCAAAGACATAAGCCTGAGTGAAGAAAAAGGTTTTGGCCTCGATACCAGCTATGTACAAATTGAAAAGTTTCCGCTCATTGTATCGCCGGCACCCAATCTCAATTTGAAACGCATCAACACCGAAGATTAATTTTTGCATGCAGCAACTATCTCCAACGGAGCTGTGGCAATGGGTGCAGGAGCAACGGCCTTTTACCTTGCTGGATGTACGTGAAGAAGACGAACGCCAGCTCGACCATATTGGCGGCGAATGGATACCCATGGATGAAGTGCTGAAGCGGCATACAGAATTGCCGACAGATCAGCCATTGGTATTGTATTGCCGCAAAGGTGTTCGGAGTGCCATTGTTATTCAACGCTTACAAGAAAAGTACGGCATGCACAACCTGTACAATCTTGCTGGAGGCATTACACAAATAAGGCAGTTGGGTTTGCCCTTGTAAAAAGCCTATTTTTAAAGCTCCTCGTCATTTCAACGCATTGCATTGGAGCTGTTGTTATCTATATCGGGCTGGTGGATTATGGGCATCATGTATGTGGTGCTGGCTGCAATTGTATACCTGGTGCAGGAGCGGTTTATTTTCAAACCTGAAAAGCTGCCGGCCGATTTTGCCTACAAATACGATGCACCGTTTCGGGAACTGAATTTTGAACCCGAACAGGGCGTCACTATCAACGGACTTCACTTTTATGTACCCAAGCCCAAGGGGCTCATCTTGTATTTTCATGGCAATAGCCGCAGCATCAAAGGCTGGGGCAAATATGCCCGTGATTTCTACCGGTATCAATACGATGTGGTG
The Phnomibacter ginsenosidimutans genome window above contains:
- a CDS encoding tetratricopeptide repeat protein, translating into MDKALSSSKQKKYDKAIETYTKVINRNNKLQLAYYNRGFDYLATKQYDKALWDFNKVMALQSHGDFIITYNQNSPFADEEARAQIPYNDALYQRAQVKYFMDSLKSSFIDFQTLVDNNYEEKSNCLLWQGTIYVRSGKTEKACTYFDNAKQVALTDDDRNEATEMIKTYCGQTNNNR
- a CDS encoding RNA polymerase sigma factor, whose amino-acid sequence is MAESPHQFSDQTLLQLFKDSGNNQYAGILLQRYTLLLFGVCMKYLKDEEEAKDAVQQVFIKALGEMGKYDITYFKSWIYTVARNHCLMALRKTHRIVPEDSVGEIADHDQYEAKQQSQQKEQLLVWIEEGLQQLQEPQKLCVTLFYLQKQSYQQIADQTGHSLMQVKSAIQNGKRNIKIWVEKQRQHHAS
- a CDS encoding C40 family peptidase; the protein is MMCINIVSVAPMRAQAAHRSEMVSQLLFGEQCEILNSEGDFYQVRSRYDGYEGWVQATQLVPMEAGLFDESMVCTAALDAHVWVNDRPLRLSPGSECYFAASGRGKVNRETLALPGYSIRYQHPLPLMPLEPATPNSEAIITCAMQYLGTPYLWGGKSIWGIDCSGFVQMVFKQNGMFVPRDAWQQAEGGDAIGFLQEAKPGDLAFFDNAEGRITHVGILLNDHQILHASGVVRIDPIDNEGIIHAESGRRTHHLRLLKRYF
- a CDS encoding inorganic diphosphatase, which gives rise to MTSNINVHHPWHGVPYGDGAPRTVNAIIEIPQGSRAKYEIEKETGLLKLDRVIYSSFYYPTNYGFIPQTYGDDKDPLDILVLSSISVQPLCIIEAKVIGVMQMIDGGDADDKIIAVASNDMSVNHINNIEELGPHFFKELRQFFEDYKKLENKSVQVEDFGDKATALQIINASIEAYKVKFGT
- the crcB gene encoding fluoride efflux transporter CrcB, with translation MGISIYHIVLVALGGMLGSVLRFVAGTFIMQKAGSAFPWGTFAVNIIGSLFIGWVAGQAAKHPGFQAWQLLLATGFCGGFTTFSALSNESLQMIRQQQYGLLTVYIGASLILGIGAAAFGFTLSK
- a CDS encoding KUP/HAK/KT family potassium transporter, whose product is MGSHINKVSAAGLLVALGIIYGDIGTSPLYVLNAIINGKEISELLIVGGLSCVIWTLTLQTTVKYVLLTLQADNRGEGGIFSLYTLVRRRRRWLVLPAMIGGAALLADGMITPPISITSAVEGLRQLPAFASLQNDHQTIIYIVLAIITVIFFVQQFGTASIGKMFGPVMTIWFIMLGGLGLMHIADDLTVFKALNPYYAIKLLVVYPKGFWILGAVFLCTTGAEALYSDLGHCGKNNIRVSWVMVKTALIINYLGQGAWLLSHYNGRVFPTELSNPFYAIMPQGFLVFGIIIATAAAIIASQALISGSFTLISEAIRLNLWPKHKIDYPTEQRGQLFITATNFLLFIGCVSMVLIFKKSTNMEAAYGLAITICMMATTILFANYLVLKRVKQPLIYLFLVTYFAIEGSFLFANLDKFPHGGYVTLIVGGGLFLVMYVWYRARKIKNRYVEFVRLENYIPQIQELSNDKSVPKYATHLIYLTSANNPKEIEHKIIYSILNRKPKRADIYWFVHVDTLDDPYTCEYQVDHIIPNDIIRVEFRLGFRMEPRINMLFRKVIEDLVENKEVNITSRYESLERNNVVGDFQFIVMEKYLSADNQLPFLESLVMKTYFAIKDISLSEEKGFGLDTSYVQIEKFPLIVSPAPNLNLKRINTED
- a CDS encoding rhodanese-like domain-containing protein; this translates as MQQLSPTELWQWVQEQRPFTLLDVREEDERQLDHIGGEWIPMDEVLKRHTELPTDQPLVLYCRKGVRSAIVIQRLQEKYGMHNLYNLAGGITQIRQLGLPL